One Carassius carassius chromosome 20, fCarCar2.1, whole genome shotgun sequence DNA segment encodes these proteins:
- the jmjd4 gene encoding 2-oxoglutarate and iron-dependent oxygenase JMJD4, whose protein sequence is MDRETFHNCSSLVKMPRQIHQQHCSSHFIQYIEREIAYSKFFKNYLIPNQPCMFSKKFTEDWNCRKKWVTADGKPNFQRLLQEFDETPVPVANCSAKEYNSNPKQIMPCREFIQYWREYIQNGHSSPKGCLYLKDWHMQRNFPEHNTYKTPIYFSSDWLNEYWDTIEVDDYRFVYMGPKGSWTPFHADVFRSYSWSANICGRKKWLLYPPGQEEFLRDCHGNLAYDVTAPVLQDKGLYPQFEEACQPLEIIQEAGEIIFVPSGWHHQVYNLEDTISINHNWLNGCNLDIMWQFLQEELSSVQREIEEWRDTMDSWHQHCQVIMKSCTGIDYGEFASFLKTIANNRMSFLNSCPRNADNSQDGLAESLFALGPQHAAFDLQRVLHIFESMLSNEDFKRLDPSALSFKPEELLQEIREAVQTIV, encoded by the exons ATGGATAGGGAAACCTTTCATAACTGCAGCAGTTTGGTCAAAATGCCCAGGCAGATCCATCAACAGCACTGCTCCTCTCATTTTATTCAGTACATAGAGAGAGAAATAGCCTACTCCAAATTCTTCAAGAACTACTTGATCCCGAACCAGCCCTGCATGTTTTCCAAAAaattcactgaagactggaactGCAGAAAAAAGTGGGTCACGGCTGATGGCAAACCTAACTTCCAAAGACTTCTGCAGGAATTTG ATGAGACTCCTGTTCCTGTTGCAAACTGTAGTGCAAAAGAATACAACTCCAACCCAAAGCAGATCATGCCTTGTAGGGAGTTTATCCAGTATTGGAGAGAGTACATTCAGAATGGGCATTCTTCACCCAAAGGATGTCTTTACTTAAAGGACTGGCATATGCAAAG GAACTTTCCTGAACATAATACTTACAAGACGCCAATTTACTTCTCCTCTGATTGGCTGAATGAATATTGGGACACAATTGAAGTGGATGATTATCGGTTTGTCTACATGGGACCTAAGGGGTCATG GACCCCTTTCCATGCAGACGTGTTTCGCTCTTACAGTTGGTCTGCCAACATCTGTGGACGTAAAAAATGGCTCCTGTACCCTCCAGGCCAGGAGGAGTTCCTTCGGGACTGTCACGGCAACTTAGCCTATGATGTAACAGCACCCGTGCTTCAAGACAAGGGTCTGTATCCACAGTTTGAAGAGGCCTGTCAGCCTTTAGAGATCATTCAAGAAGCTGGGGAGATCATCTTTGTACCTAGTGGATGGCATCATCAAGTTTACAATTTG GAGGATACCATTTCCATCAATCATAACTGGCTGAATGGGTGTAATTTGGATATCATGTGGCAGTTTCTGCAAGAAGAGCTTTCTTCTGTCCAGAGAGAAATCGAGGAATGGCGTGATACTATGGATAGCTGGCATCAGCATTGTCAG gTGATCATGAAATCGTGTACAGGAATCGATTATGGGGAGTTTGCCTCATTCCTTAAGACTATAGCAAATAATCGAATGTCCTTTTTAAATTCATGTCCCAGAAATGCAGATAACAGCCAAGACGGCCTTGCTGAAAGTCTGTTCGCTTTAGGCCCTCAGCATGCGGCCTTTGACCTTCAGAGAGTATTGCATATATTTGAGAGCATGCTTAGTAATGAAGACTTTAAGAGACTTGATCCTTCAGCTCTGAGCTTCAAACCTGAGGAACTGCTTCAGGAGATCAGAGAGGCTGTTCAAACCATTGTATAA
- the gjc2 gene encoding gap junction protein gamma 2 — protein MSWSFLTRLLEEIHNHSTFVGKVWLTVLIIFRIVLTAVGGESIYSDEQTKFTCNTKQPGCDNVCYDSFAPLSHVRFWVFQIIMISTPSVMYLGYAIHKIARDSEEERCKNKIYQKRNCHSRWRNGHHLEEVLEEDDAEPMIYEEDMLDEQEVTPETDKGKCQDPAKHDGRRRIMQEGLMRMYVLQLLSRAIFEVGFLMGQYLLYGFRVNPSYVCNKIPCPHRVDCFVSRPTEKTIFLLIMYVVSCLCLLLNVCEMFHLGIGAFRDTLRKRRRNGQQPPYGYPYSRNISSSPPGYNLVVKSDKPGRIPNSIILQDQNMPRVIPEQHCTSPDENIPSDLATLHHHLQIAQEQLDMAFQTYNTKNAHISRASSPVFGGTMTEQNRVNTAQEKQGARPKASTERAGTIAKNGKTSVWI, from the coding sequence TCCACAACCACTCCACGTTTGTGGGGAAAGTTTGGCTGACTGTGTTAATTATTTTCCGGATCGTTCTGACCGCAGTGGGAGGTGAGTCAATCTACTCCGATGAGCAGACAAAGTTCACCTGCAACACTAAGCAGCCCGGCTGTGACAACGTATGCTACGATTCCTTCGCCCCGCTGTCACACGTCCGGTTCTGGGTGTTCCAGATCATCATGATATCCACCCCCTCCGTCATGTATCTGGGTTACGCCATCCATAAGATCGCCCGTGACTCAGAGGAGGAACGGTGCAAGAACAAGATTTATCAAAAGAGGAACTGCCACAGTCGGTGGAGAAATGGACACCACCTAGAGGAGGTCTTGGAGGAAGACGATGCCGAGCCAATGATCTATGAAGAAGACATGTTGGATGAGCAGGAGGTCACACCAGAGACAGACAAGGGCAAATGCCAAGATCCAGCGAAGCATGATGGCCGCCGTAGGATCATGCAAGAAGGCTTGATGAGGATGTATGTGCTTCAGCTTTTATCCCGTGCCATCTTTGAGGTGGGGTTCCTCATGGGTCAATATCTCCTTTACGGCTTCCGTGTTAACCCTTCGTATGTCTGCAACAAGATCCCATGCCCGCACAGAGTAGACTGCTTCGTCTCTCGACCCACTGAGAAGACCATCTTTTTACTCATCATGTATGTGGTGAGCTGTCTTTGTCTGCTGCTCAATGTTTGTGAGATGTTCCACTTGGGGATTGGTGCCTTCCGTGACACTCTTCGTAAACGTCGAAGAAATGGTCAACAACCTCCATACGGCTACCCTTACTCCAGGAACATTTCTAGTTCTCCGCCTGGATACAACCTGGTGGTTAAATCTGACAAACCGGGACGCATTCCCAACAGCATCATCCTACAGGACCAGAACATGCCCAGAGTGATTCCTGAACAGCATTGCACAAGTCCTGATGAGAATATTCCCTCTGACCTGGCTACACTGCACCATCATTTACAAATAGCTCAGGAACAACTTGACATGGCGTTTCAGACATATAATACAAAAAACGCTCATATCTCCAGAGCTAGCAGCCCTGTGTTTGGTGGCACAATGACAGAGCAGAACCGGGTCAATACAGCTCAGGAGAAACAGGGTGCACGACCTAAAGCCAGCACTGAGAGGGCAGGGACAATAGCAAAAAACGGAAAGACTTCTGTGTGGATTTAA
- the iba57 gene encoding putative transferase CAF17 homolog, mitochondrial — MQRVILFSSAFRGGLHVRCFRCSRHENACWTQLRKHSQDQPSDSRVHFSCYSLPHRTLINVSGQDTSSFLQGIITNDMFLLEEDAVRAMYAHILNVQGRTLYDIILYSLKGNPDGFNGVLLECDQTVQDSVMQLLKVYKIRRKVNFSLCPSLSLWALLPPNKAAGLGQSKPYITAADKVLVLEPDPRTELMGWRMITSGQNNPQELVSACREGNTKEYHRHRYEIGLPEGVKDLPPGEALPLESNLVYMQGISFRKGCYIGQELTARTHHTGVIRKRLIPVTMSAPAETLDQGAALETERGKPAGKHRAGLDTLGLSLVRLAHAKEPLKLKSSDGVTVTLKATVPDWWPKNSKD, encoded by the exons ATGCAGAGGGTGATTTTGTTTAGCAGTGCGTTCAGAGGCGGACTTCACGTGCGCTGTTTTCGCTGCTCGAGACATGAGAATGCGTGCTGGACTCAGCTTAGAAAACACTCTCAAGATCAACCCAGCGATAGTCGAGTACACTTTAGCTGTTACAGCTTACCGCACAGGACTCTAATCAATGTGTCCGGACAAGACACGAGCTCATTTCTTCAAGGAATAATAACCAATGACATGTTTCTCCTGGAAGAGGACGCAGTGCGCGCGATGTATGCTCACATCCTCAATGTTCAAGGCAGGACACTGTACGACATCATCCTTTACAG TTTAAAAGGGAACCCAGATGGATTTAATGGTGTGCTTCTGGAGTGTGACCAAACTGTACAGGACTCCGTTATGCAGCTTCTGAAGGTTTACAAGATACGTCGCAAAGTAAACTTCAGCTTGTGTCCCAGTCTCTCGCTGTGGGCTCTGTTACCTCCAAATAAAGCTGCAGGACTGGGGCAGTCAAAGCCTTACATTACTGCAGCAGATAAAGTGTTAGTACTGGAGCCAGACCCAAGAACTGAACTCATGGGTTGGAGGATGATCACTAGCGGTCAGAATAACCCACAGGAGCTCGTCTCTGCTTGTCGAGAGGGCAACACTAAAGAATACCACAGACATCGCTATGAAATTG GACTGCCTGAAGGAGTGAAAGACCTTCCTCCAGGCGAGGCTCTTCCGCTGGAGTCTAACCTTGTCTACATGCAGGGAATTAGCTTCAGAAAGGGATGCTACATCGGACAGGAGCTGACTGCCAGAACTCACCACACTGGTGTGATAAGGAAGCGCCTGATACCTGTTACCATGTCTGCTCCGGCCGAGACCCTGGACCAAGGTGCTGCTCTTGAGACTGAGAGGGGCAAGCCAGCTGGGAAACACAGGGCAGGACTGGACACGCTGGGACTGAGCCTCGTACGCTTGGCTCATGCCAAAGAGCCACTAAAACTGAAATCCTCTGATGGCGTGACGGTGACTTTAAAGGCTACTGTACCTGACTGGTGGCCAAAAAACAGTAAAGATTAA
- the snap47 gene encoding synaptosomal-associated protein 47 yields MSQEASIHSWPGSYYINSEKRWASGTLFLSRTTLRFNSEPNQENLISLRLSRIMEIKMESSSFIFSALTVLEQGNIKHWFGSLKPCRTVVYHVLEHFWRERLLSPTEPRGAEAPLSKGQELISLISGAQRRLEDTGKVLNHQGEQFDNMMQGLDKIESDLSIADKLLSELECPSWWPFGKLPWKSHQQAKSEAAAKAACAKGPAKGQKVITSIPAIVSHVGSSGTMIPGSLVVLVSYLELRDANGQLLHCFEKEEVDDVYVHSPYEISVRQRFIGKPDICFRILSARMIEALSLLEMQYKKKVEITRDYAAFQATLANTPGSPEGGGNTWSAGHGQDVEVPVEVSAGELAQLQLQVLQPTVTEAEAQELRQMLQQLKNLALEAETELERQDEALDELSCSADRSTMNINRHTRRMRKLL; encoded by the exons ATGAGCCAGGAGGCATCCATCCATAGCTGGCCCGGCTCTTATTACATCAACAGCGAGAAACGCTGGGCCAGCGGCACCCTCTTCTTATCTCGCACCACCCTTCGCTTCAACTCCGAGCCGAATCAGGAGAATCTGATCAGCCTGAGGCTCTCCCGCATCATGGAGATCAAGATGGAGTCGTCCAGCTTCATTTTCAGTGCTCTTACTGTGTTGGAGCAGGGAAACATCAAGCACTGGTTTGGCTCTCTCAAGCCTTGCCGTACTGTGGTTTACCACGTGCTAGAGCACTTCTGGAGGGAGCGGCTGCTGTCACCCACAGAGCCCCGTGGAGCTGAGGCTCCTCTCAGTAAGGGCCAGGAGCTGATCAGCCTGATATCTGGAGCCCAGCGGAGACTGGAGGACACTGGGAAAGTCCTGAACCACCAGGGAGAGCAGTTTGACAACATGATGCAGGGCCTAGACAAGATCGAGTCAGACCTGAGCATAGCAGATAA ACTTCTCTCTGAGCTTGAGTGTCCTTCTTGGTGGCCTTTTGGCAAGCTGCCATGGAAGAGCCACCAGCAGGCCAAGTCTGAGGCAGCAGCCAAAGCAGCCTGCGCTAAAGGTCCGGCCAAGGGCCAAAAAGTCATAACCAGCATTCCAGCTATTGTCTCCCATGTTGGAAGCTCTGGAACCATGATACCAGGTAGCCTTGTAGTGTTGGTCTCCTATCTGGAGCTTCGAGATGCAAATGGACAGCTCCTTCATTGCTTTGAGAAGGAAGAGGTTGATGATGTATATGTGCACAGCCCCTACGAGATCAGTGTTCGGCAACGCTTCATCGGGAAACCTGACATCTGTTTCCGAATTCTCTCTGCCAGGATGATTGAAGCTTTATCTTTACTGGAGATGCAGTATAAGAAGAAAGTTGAGATCACACGTGACTATGCAGCATTTCAGGCAACTTTGGCCAATACACCAGGAAGCCCAGAAGGTGGAGGAAACACTTGGAGTGCAG GTCATGGGCAGGATGTGGAGGTGCCAGTGGAGGTGTCTGCTGGTGAACTCGCACAGCTGCAACTTCAAGTGCTTCAGCCCACTGTAACTGAAGCAGAGGCACAGGAGCTAAGACAG ATGCTCCAGCAGCTGAAGAATCTAGCCCTGGAGGCTGAGACAGAGCTGGAGCGTCAAGACGAGGCTCTGGATGAATTGAGCTGTTCTGCTGACCGCTCAACCATGAACATTAACAGACACACTCGCCGCATGAGGAAACTACTTTGA